One region of Streptomyces leeuwenhoekii genomic DNA includes:
- a CDS encoding acyl-CoA dehydrogenase family protein, protein MTTSTPPPALRPYLTARHELLWQEADAFAADHVAPCVDRMEAAPGTVERKIADLMAKRGWFAVTVPARFGGMGADHVAKTILIHRIARVSGAAAAILQATLIPVGALLHFATHDQKAHWLPQVANGSLLLSIASTEPDAGGHIGGIQTTAERTGKHWVITGSKLHIGNSHLAGAHLVIARTAEQDTAGSDPLQVEGERDPGVTASRALTAFLVESDRKGLSVADHRPGLGLHGFSAGRLDLDHVRVPDTNRIGEPGRGLAVAQSSSILYGRANLAALSLGLHEAVVEITTSYLKGRPRYGAVLSDQPVVRDRIGPLESRLRAARVLAYQAVHLLDRGLSCDAELINAKYLGHAWAARSAQDAMELHGGKALASDYALQRLWRDIQHAYPPAGTGEVQRLRLADAALGEDPIQWSEHFAAEAAWTAPA, encoded by the coding sequence ATGACCACCAGCACACCGCCTCCAGCACTCCGTCCCTACCTCACCGCCCGCCACGAACTGCTGTGGCAGGAGGCCGACGCCTTCGCGGCCGACCACGTCGCCCCGTGCGTGGACCGTATGGAAGCCGCTCCCGGCACGGTGGAACGCAAGATCGCCGACCTCATGGCGAAGCGCGGCTGGTTCGCCGTCACCGTCCCCGCCCGCTTCGGCGGTATGGGCGCCGATCACGTCGCCAAGACCATCCTGATCCACCGCATCGCCCGTGTCTCCGGCGCTGCCGCCGCCATTCTGCAGGCCACCCTCATCCCCGTCGGCGCCCTGCTGCACTTCGCCACCCACGACCAGAAGGCCCACTGGCTGCCGCAGGTCGCGAACGGATCACTGCTGCTGTCGATCGCCTCCACCGAGCCGGACGCCGGCGGCCACATCGGCGGCATCCAGACCACCGCCGAACGCACCGGCAAACACTGGGTGATCACCGGCAGCAAACTCCACATAGGCAACTCGCACCTGGCGGGAGCCCACCTCGTCATCGCGCGCACCGCCGAACAGGACACGGCGGGTTCCGATCCTCTCCAAGTTGAAGGGGAACGTGACCCTGGTGTGACCGCGTCCCGCGCGCTGACCGCCTTCCTGGTCGAATCCGACCGCAAAGGGCTGTCCGTCGCCGACCACCGGCCCGGCCTCGGGCTGCACGGATTCTCCGCCGGCCGTCTCGACCTCGACCACGTGCGCGTTCCCGACACGAACAGGATCGGCGAGCCCGGCCGCGGCCTCGCTGTCGCTCAGAGCAGCAGCATTCTCTACGGCCGGGCCAACCTGGCCGCGCTCAGCCTGGGACTGCACGAGGCGGTCGTGGAGATCACCACTTCCTACCTGAAAGGCCGCCCCCGCTACGGGGCGGTCCTGTCCGACCAGCCGGTCGTGCGGGACCGCATCGGCCCCTTGGAGTCCCGTCTGCGCGCTGCCCGTGTCCTCGCGTACCAGGCCGTTCACCTCCTCGACCGCGGCCTGTCCTGCGACGCGGAGCTGATCAACGCCAAGTACCTCGGCCACGCCTGGGCAGCCCGGTCCGCCCAGGACGCCATGGAGCTGCACGGCGGTAAAGCCCTCGCCAGCGACTACGCCCTCCAGCGGCTGTGGCGCGACATCCAGCACGCCTACCCGCCCGCGGGGACCGGTGAAGTCCAGCGCCTTCGCCTCGCCGACGCCGCCCTGGGCGAGGACCCCATCCAGTGGTCGGAGCACTTCGCCGCAGAGGCCGCCTGGACCGCCCCCGCCTAA
- a CDS encoding GntR family transcriptional regulator, protein MNTPTSTTESPEQGVKGASTYRQLRSTLVAFQRAMAQFDSPTASATERAREAVWAVVEPWLPLAEQRQRQAAPSPSDQERWRQLITEARQLSTRHTPGTDPVLQCWAARRLLRALMEAERPGPSVSDIAGSVRQAISRGTYTPGTLLGMSRIAAEQDTPTVERVELALQDLQREGLVTISYSKRVRVAGNTPSTDRPTQIATWIRYLIQSAVYPPHSELPPVRSLALSLVSAPAEITTALRMLEDQNVVQRRPGQRALVLPAQPFPVAPPSDLDDLLTSLHHRALPGTRLTGAEVLTTCRRTRTWWTSRRTPPPDAVDRLVRTLITAAARLIPQAAQQHQGNRDVTTLLRRTAITALAEQPTDSGEQVWRAACLAAAVRELSQLTNDSKTTAAGAPR, encoded by the coding sequence ATGAACACCCCGACCAGTACCACCGAGAGCCCTGAGCAAGGCGTGAAAGGCGCGTCGACATACCGGCAACTGCGGTCGACGCTCGTCGCATTCCAGCGGGCGATGGCCCAGTTCGACAGCCCGACCGCATCCGCAACCGAACGTGCCCGCGAGGCTGTCTGGGCGGTGGTGGAGCCGTGGCTGCCACTGGCCGAGCAGCGCCAGCGCCAGGCCGCGCCGTCCCCTTCGGACCAGGAGCGGTGGCGGCAGCTCATCACTGAGGCACGCCAGCTCAGCACCAGGCACACGCCCGGAACCGACCCGGTGCTGCAGTGCTGGGCCGCGCGCCGTCTCCTGCGCGCCCTGATGGAGGCTGAGCGCCCCGGCCCGAGCGTCAGTGACATCGCCGGCAGCGTCCGGCAGGCCATCAGCAGGGGCACCTACACACCCGGCACCCTGCTGGGAATGAGCCGCATCGCCGCCGAGCAGGACACACCCACGGTCGAGCGCGTCGAGCTGGCTCTGCAGGATCTCCAGCGGGAGGGCCTGGTCACCATCAGCTACTCCAAACGAGTGCGCGTGGCCGGCAACACACCGTCGACGGACCGGCCGACGCAGATCGCCACCTGGATCCGCTACCTCATCCAGTCAGCCGTCTACCCGCCGCATTCGGAACTGCCCCCTGTTCGGTCACTGGCGCTGAGCCTGGTTTCGGCGCCCGCCGAGATCACCACTGCCCTGCGCATGCTGGAAGACCAGAACGTCGTCCAGCGCCGCCCCGGCCAGCGCGCCCTTGTGCTCCCCGCCCAGCCCTTTCCCGTCGCGCCCCCCTCCGATCTTGACGACCTCCTCACCAGCCTTCATCACCGTGCGCTTCCCGGCACGCGCCTGACCGGGGCGGAAGTCCTCACGACGTGCCGCCGGACACGCACCTGGTGGACCAGCCGGAGGACGCCACCTCCTGATGCCGTGGACCGCCTCGTCCGCACACTCATCACCGCTGCGGCACGCCTCATCCCACAGGCCGCCCAGCAGCACCAGGGCAATCGCGACGTAACGACCCTCCTTCGGCGCACCGCCATCACCGCACTCGCCGAGCAGCCCACGGACAGCGGGGAGCAGGTATGGCGTGCAGCCTGCCTGGCCGCCGCCGTTCGCGAGCTGTCCCAACTCACCAATGACAGCAAGACCACCGCAGCAGGAGCCCCCCGATGA
- a CDS encoding B12-binding domain-containing radical SAM protein encodes MRQLTLISGTDDVHALDALFINAPLRDYGLRPRINDYTLPVLGMAYIATYAQQAGFNVGVLDAEAHGLGVQETAKIVNAARPRWAGMNLLAPTYEMSARIAEQLAPDIALMVGGHHAKAMPDRVLADPRMRNLRALVLGEGEVRVAALLEDESRRRELPNVLWRDPLTGSRAGGIASSRTRAAMLAPDINALPYVNRAFLPQDPYQPAPTATDRRLAASGRTAWLQNAAHGKIGYIEANIVGSRGCPYDCGFCGAAWSANPDIKIRVRRPENIIGELDQLHEKYGVTAFRFVDDLFLGVRDVIKEHMKVFADHRIGERYVWDATGRINILDRLTDHDLDVLVGNGLREVALGIESGSHRMLKAMDKRITTEMTERVIRRLVAHGIGVKGYFILGYPGETREDLQATVRHIHRLWDIADHHPGEIRVSVFEFRPYPGTPVWKSLTDAGYRPEQLLAYSDVDLSHNGADESMRQRDEFNFSVGIQFGEVPLEDIRATLATLTRQQHERNHAEPGAAA; translated from the coding sequence ATGCGGCAGTTAACGCTGATCTCGGGCACCGACGACGTCCACGCCCTGGACGCCCTGTTCATCAACGCGCCGCTGCGCGACTACGGCCTTCGGCCGCGCATCAACGACTACACACTCCCCGTCCTCGGCATGGCCTACATCGCCACCTACGCCCAGCAGGCAGGCTTCAACGTCGGCGTCCTCGACGCCGAAGCACACGGCCTGGGTGTCCAGGAGACCGCCAAGATCGTCAACGCGGCCCGGCCTCGCTGGGCCGGGATGAATCTCCTGGCCCCCACCTACGAGATGTCCGCCAGGATCGCCGAGCAGCTCGCCCCGGACATCGCCCTGATGGTCGGCGGCCACCACGCCAAGGCCATGCCCGACCGCGTCCTCGCCGACCCGCGGATGCGCAACCTGCGCGCCCTGGTCCTGGGCGAGGGCGAGGTCCGCGTCGCCGCCCTCCTGGAGGACGAGAGCCGCCGCCGGGAACTGCCCAACGTGCTGTGGCGAGACCCGCTCACCGGCTCCCGCGCCGGCGGCATCGCCAGTTCCCGGACCCGGGCGGCCATGCTCGCCCCCGACATCAACGCCCTGCCGTACGTCAACCGCGCGTTCCTCCCACAGGACCCCTACCAGCCCGCTCCCACCGCAACCGACCGCAGGCTCGCCGCGAGCGGGCGAACGGCCTGGCTCCAGAACGCCGCCCACGGGAAGATCGGGTACATCGAGGCGAACATCGTCGGCAGCCGCGGCTGCCCCTACGACTGCGGGTTCTGCGGAGCCGCCTGGAGCGCCAACCCCGACATCAAGATCCGGGTCCGCCGGCCGGAGAACATCATCGGTGAACTGGACCAGCTGCACGAGAAGTACGGCGTGACCGCCTTCCGCTTCGTCGACGACCTGTTCCTCGGCGTCCGCGACGTCATCAAGGAACACATGAAGGTCTTCGCCGACCACCGCATCGGTGAGCGGTACGTGTGGGATGCCACCGGCCGCATCAACATCCTCGACCGGCTCACCGATCACGATCTGGACGTACTGGTCGGCAACGGTCTGCGGGAGGTGGCCCTCGGCATCGAGTCCGGCAGCCACCGGATGCTGAAGGCGATGGACAAGCGGATCACCACCGAGATGACCGAACGGGTCATCCGCCGCCTCGTCGCCCACGGCATCGGCGTCAAGGGCTACTTCATCCTCGGCTACCCCGGCGAGACACGTGAGGACCTCCAGGCCACGGTGCGCCACATCCACCGCCTGTGGGATATCGCCGACCACCATCCCGGCGAGATCCGCGTCAGTGTCTTCGAGTTCCGCCCCTACCCCGGTACACCGGTGTGGAAATCCCTCACCGACGCCGGCTACCGCCCCGAGCAGTTGCTCGCCTACAGCGACGTCGACCTCTCCCACAACGGCGCCGACGAGTCGATGCGGCAGCGCGACGAATTCAACTTCTCCGTCGGCATCCAGTTCGGCGAGGTGCCCTTGGAGGACATCCGCGCCACCCTCGCCACGCTCACCCGCCAACAGCACGAGCGCAACCACGCCGAGCCCGGGGCCGCCGCATGA